Within Falsibacillus albus, the genomic segment CCGACTGGCCCCTTGTTCCGGTTCAGCCGTATATTGAATTCGTGAAAGATATCATTCCTGAGGAATATCATGAAGATGTGTTTTATCATACTGCAGTAAAGGTTTTTCCTAAAATTAAAAGGTTTTTGTAAGAGAGAATGTCCCTGTCATATGACAGGGGTTTCTTTTATTTTTATGATAAGAAAGTCCAGTTTTTGGTGAAAGACACATTCTCAATATGAAATTTTCATAGTGTTATGATATGTTTTTCATATTAAAACATTGGAAAAAAACTATATCTTTTCCAAATCATTTAATAAGTATATAATTCTTCGAATGGAATACAAACAATTAACCCTTTTCACAAACGAGTGCCAACATAAAATGAGGTGTCATAAATGAATATGAGCAAATATAAAAATTTACTTTATGAAAAAATCAAAAGCCAATTATTGAACTGGTTTGAGTCAGAACCAGATAGGGACATCCCTAATGAGGAGGTTTACCGTTTTTTACACTCGATCAAAGGTACGTCAGGAACGATCGGAATGGTCGGTCTGCATCAAACAGCGGATAGATTGTTGGAAAAATCCAATGAGGATTCAGATAAATTGTGGAAACCTTCTGACCTAAGGGATTTTTTGTATGAATTGGTGAGGCTGAGTTATGAATACGAAAATTTTCAAACAGTCCTTGATTGTTCATCTATAAATAGAAAAGGTGATGTTCCATTGATCCAAGTGATCGATGATGATATCTCGATGGTAGTACTACTGAAGGATGCATTGGAAGAACAAGGGTGGATGGTGCTTGCCAATACAAACCCCACCATCGCCATTAATCAATATTATGATCTGCATCCAGACTGTTTGATAATTGATGTGAATCTTCCGATGAAAAATGGATTTCAGCTGTTGGAAGAAATACAGGGAAATCATCATAAACGCTTCATTCCTAAAATTATGATGAGCATCCAAAATGATCGTGAAACACGTATTGCTGCTTATAAATCAGGTGCGGATGATTTTCTTTCCAAACCGATCGACCTGGAAGAATTCATCGTACGTGTCGAAAGGCATCTCGAACGAAAGAAAATATTTGATCAATCGGTTCTGATTGATGAGCTCACACAAGTTTACAATAGAAGGCATCTTGCTTCAGTATTGGAAAGTTCACTTGATGAATTGAAACGGCAAGGTGGATATTTTTCCGTCGCGATCATTGATCTCGATCACTTTAAACAGGTCAATGATACTTATGGCCATTTGATGGGAGATCACGTTCTAGTGCATTTTGCACAATTCCTCAAGGAACGAGTCAGAAGTACTGATCATGTATTCCGATATGGAGGCGAAGAATTCGTTGTATTGTTTCCGGGGACTACAGGGGAAGAAACGAAGGCTATATTGGAAAGGATTTTGGCTGAATTTTCAAAAACCATAATATCAAAAAGCGAGATTGAGATCACGGCAACCTTTTCTGCAGGGGGTTATATGGTTTCGAACCATGAAACCTCAGCGAATACGATTATAGAATCAGCCGATCTTGCATTGTACAAGGCAAAAGAAAATGGCAGGGCCAGAGTCGAAATGGCATGCTCCCATGAAGTGATCGTGAATAAGAAACCCCTTTTCATTTCTGTCATCGATGATGATATCATCATTCGGACAATGCTCATGAAAATACTCCAGTCGATGGACATTGAAGGCGTCTCCTTCGATCTTGCCGCCTATGAGGATGGTTCTAAATTTTTTGATTCAGAAAGACATATTCAAATCGGACAGCATTTCCTCATATTAGATGGAATCATGCCTGTCATGGATGGAACAGAAGTACTTCAAAAAGTGAAATTGCTGCCAAATGCTAACCAATTTCAAGTACTCATGCTAACAG encodes:
- a CDS encoding GGDEF domain-containing response regulator, yielding MNMSKYKNLLYEKIKSQLLNWFESEPDRDIPNEEVYRFLHSIKGTSGTIGMVGLHQTADRLLEKSNEDSDKLWKPSDLRDFLYELVRLSYEYENFQTVLDCSSINRKGDVPLIQVIDDDISMVVLLKDALEEQGWMVLANTNPTIAINQYYDLHPDCLIIDVNLPMKNGFQLLEEIQGNHHKRFIPKIMMSIQNDRETRIAAYKSGADDFLSKPIDLEEFIVRVERHLERKKIFDQSVLIDELTQVYNRRHLASVLESSLDELKRQGGYFSVAIIDLDHFKQVNDTYGHLMGDHVLVHFAQFLKERVRSTDHVFRYGGEEFVVLFPGTTGEETKAILERILAEFSKTIISKSEIEITATFSAGGYMVSNHETSANTIIESADLALYKAKENGRARVEMACSHEVIVNKKPLFISVIDDDIIIRTMLMKILQSMDIEGVSFDLAAYEDGSKFFDSERHIQIGQHFLILDGIMPVMDGTEVLQKVKLLPNANQFQVLMLTGRKNEKDIARALKLGADDYVTKPFSMTELQARIHRLIKRMV